The following are encoded in a window of Phaseolus vulgaris cultivar G19833 chromosome 3, P. vulgaris v2.0, whole genome shotgun sequence genomic DNA:
- the LOC137807700 gene encoding translation initiation factor IF-1, chloroplastic: MFTSSTPTSLRTPILHHALPSSSFRTNFSPLTLPPFHRTLSFLPPPPLIPAVPTLPTAVKADKSGEQKWVHEGLIMESLPNGMFRVRLDNEDLILGYISGKIRKNYVRILPGDRVKVEVSRYDSSKGRIVYRLRSSTSS, translated from the coding sequence ATGTTCACTTCGTCAACTCCCACTTCACTCCGCACCCCAATCCTTCACCACGCTCTTCCCTCCTCATCCTTCCGAACCAACTTCTCCCCTCTCACCCTCCCACCCTTCCACCGCACCCTCTCCTTCCTCCCCCCTCCACCGCTCATCCCGGCGGTGCCCACCCTCCCGACCGCTGTGAAGGCGGACAAGTCCGGCGAGCAGAAGTGGGTCCACGAGGGCCTTATCATGGAGTCCCTCCCCAACGGCATGTTCCGCGTGCGCCTCGACAACGAGGACCTCATTCTCGGCTACATCTCCGGAAAAATCCGAAAAAACTACGTTCGGATCCTCCCGGGCGACAGGGTCAAGGTCGAGGTCAGCCGCTACGACTCCTCCAAAGGACGCATCGTTTATAGGCTCCGCTCCAGCACCTCCTCTTAA